A genomic window from Planococcus rifietoensis includes:
- a CDS encoding M42 family metallopeptidase: MYKVLKDLCGLVGPSGFEQDVQRYIKSEVEEKVASCEVDPLGNIIATIPATDASLPSILLAAHSDEIGFIVKKIEANGTLRFEQLGGFDNRTLLAQPVTIKGDDGYIQGVIGTLAVHYVKWDDPKRIASHRELYIDIGAASPEEVAQMGVRVGQPVSYGSELKLIGDAKQNRVVGKALDDRAGCAVLLELIEQFHQQADLVHGDIHFAFTVQEEVGLRGASVLSANLQPDFALAIDTTPTSDTDDVLMTGTRKLGAGPCIKITDKSLISHPLVTGLLEKVANEQAIPYQQEIFMGIGTDAGAIHMTHKGVSSGVVSIPSRYTHTPIEIVDLKDLDHTVDLVKHFILSSNELNGKSFLDT; encoded by the coding sequence TTGTATAAAGTATTGAAGGATTTATGTGGATTGGTGGGGCCAAGCGGCTTCGAGCAAGACGTCCAACGTTATATTAAAAGTGAAGTAGAAGAGAAAGTGGCGTCTTGCGAAGTAGACCCGCTCGGCAATATTATCGCGACGATTCCGGCGACGGATGCTTCTTTGCCATCGATCTTGCTCGCCGCGCATTCAGATGAAATCGGCTTTATCGTCAAAAAAATCGAAGCGAATGGCACGCTGCGCTTCGAACAGCTCGGCGGCTTCGACAACCGCACCTTGCTGGCCCAGCCAGTGACGATCAAAGGGGATGACGGTTATATTCAAGGCGTTATCGGAACGCTCGCTGTCCATTACGTGAAATGGGACGACCCGAAGCGCATCGCTTCGCACAGGGAGCTGTATATCGATATCGGAGCGGCTTCGCCTGAAGAAGTGGCGCAAATGGGCGTCAGAGTCGGCCAGCCGGTGAGTTACGGCAGCGAATTGAAGCTGATAGGCGATGCCAAGCAAAACCGCGTCGTCGGGAAAGCCCTGGATGACCGGGCGGGCTGTGCCGTCTTGCTGGAATTGATCGAACAGTTCCATCAACAAGCCGATTTGGTGCATGGCGATATCCATTTTGCGTTCACTGTACAAGAAGAAGTCGGGCTTCGCGGCGCTTCCGTGTTGAGCGCGAACCTGCAGCCGGATTTTGCCTTAGCGATCGATACGACGCCGACGAGCGACACCGATGATGTGCTCATGACCGGTACCCGAAAACTGGGCGCTGGGCCATGCATCAAGATTACGGATAAATCCTTGATTTCGCATCCGTTGGTGACGGGACTATTGGAGAAAGTGGCCAATGAGCAAGCGATTCCGTATCAACAGGAAATCTTTATGGGCATCGGCACAGATGCCGGGGCGATCCATATGACGCATAAAGGCGTCTCGTCCGGCGTTGTCTCCATTCCTTCCCGTTATACGCATACACCGATTGAGATCGTGGACCTGAAAGATTTGGATCACACCGTGGATTTGGTGAAACACTTTATTTTATCGTCGAATGAATTGAACGGAAAAAGTTTCCTGGATACCTAA